In the Syntrophorhabdaceae bacterium genome, TCCTGCCTCACGATGTGCCTCAACGTATTGGAGAAATCGAGCCCTATCTGGGATTTTACCTGAATCTGGTTGATCCCCTTGAGTTGATACTCCACGGGGTCCTCAACAGTGATGATCTTCTTGTCAGGCGCATTGATCTTATCGAGAGCTCCATAGAGGGTCGTGGTCTTGCCACTCCCCGTGGGACCCGTCACGAGAACGATGCCGTTCGGTTTCTTGATGAGTTGATCGAAGGCGTGCCGTGTATCGGGCGCAAAACCGAGCACATCAAGGTTTATGATGATGCTCTCTTTGTCGAGAAGCCTCATGACCACGCTTTCTCCATGGAGTATCGGTATGGTCGAAACCCTGAGGTCAATCTCTTTGTCTCCCACTTTCAGCCGTATGCGTCCGTCCTGAGGCAGTCTGCGCTCGGCTATGTTCAGCTTGGCCATGATCTTGATGCGAGAGACCACGGCGGCCTGAAGCCTCTTGGGGGCCGACTCGATGTCGTGAAGCACACCATCAATCCGGTATCGCACTTTCAGTTCATCCTCGAAGGGTTCTATGTGGATGTCACTCGCCCGGCTTTCAAGGGCCCGGGAGATAAACAGGTTGACAAGCTTAATGATAGGCGCCTCTGAAGCAAGGTCCTTCAGATGGCCCACATCCTCTTCTTCCTCTATGTACTCAAAACCCTGCTCCTGGTCGATGTCCTCGATAATCTTGTTCATGTTCTGGGCGGCCTGTCCGTAGAACCTCGATATGTACTCATCGATGGCTTCCTGGTCGCCGCTGTAGACAACCACATCCGCTGCCGAGGCCACTTTCAACGCGTCGATAAC is a window encoding:
- the gspE gene encoding type II secretion system ATPase GspE, which codes for MDEVVHVKAEDFPKVPLVMDSISSRFIRENKIIPMEFKNNVLRVILANPGDRSVIDALKVASAADVVVYSGDQEAIDEYISRFYGQAAQNMNKIIEDIDQEQGFEYIEEEEDVGHLKDLASEAPIIKLVNLFISRALESRASDIHIEPFEDELKVRYRIDGVLHDIESAPKRLQAAVVSRIKIMAKLNIAERRLPQDGRIRLKVGDKEIDLRVSTIPILHGESVVMRLLDKESIIINLDVLGFAPDTRHAFDQLIKKPNGIVLVTGPTGSGKTTTLYGALDKINAPDKKIITVEDPVEYQLKGINQIQVKSQIGLDFSNTLRHIVRQDPDIIMIGEIRDLATAEIAIQSALTGHLVFSTLHTNDAPSAITRLLDMGVENFLLSSTVRGILAQRLVRFICPDCREQDTSKVDRNELDMLGLSANTPLFKGRGCETCAFTGYYGRQGIFELLVVDDEIRKMILKNADANQTRQVARERGMKTLLEDGVAKVRAGVTTLSEVLRVTQEV